A portion of the Tachysurus fulvidraco isolate hzauxx_2018 chromosome 8, HZAU_PFXX_2.0, whole genome shotgun sequence genome contains these proteins:
- the hoxb1b gene encoding homeobox protein Hox-B1b isoform X2 — MQNKTDNINTSLSGSDSFKVDDTFGYSDTTHVSLSVALRDHEINTCSLPKAAKDDTRHCTPIELYRNYTESPLLPPTGESHSSSIEELTVDGKLVFPWMAKIVKKNKQKCHSICDASIDESRPDGSGGCKRTRTSYTSNQLLELEKEFHFNHYLCKARRLEMANLLKLSERQIKIWFQNRRMRHKKDTKLKVTDPPPAPNARLPSSLQMDIRASLKLSTENCTNRPPVSKARNDACCMNQVFKNPEGHWPYAQKHRPSNYQHTRRVNDETDFSVSSRGFFHNVEANCEHFIAFSEPGMNRLSHFMSLDMAGQQRACQNHRTWPLTLPNE, encoded by the exons ATGCAGAACAAGACGGACAACATCAACACCTCATTATCGGGCAGTGACTCGTTTAAGGTTGACGACACATTTGGATACAGTGATACGACACATGTTTCACTCTCTGTGGCTCTGCGGGACCATGAGATAAATACTTGCTCATTGCCGAAGGCTGCCAAGGATGACACTCGGCACTGCACTCCAATAGAACTTTATCGAAACTACACAGAATCACCCCTCCTACCCCCTACAGGAGAATCTCACAGCTCCTCAATCGAAGAGCTTACTGTTGACGGAAAGCTTGTCTTCCCCTGGATGGCAAAgattgtgaaaaaaaacaagcagaaatgTCACAGCATCTGCGATGCGTCCATCGATG AGAGCCGACCAGATGGCTCAGGTGGCTGTAAAAGGACGCGCACGTCTTACACTAGCAATCAGTTGCTGGAGCTGGAGAAAGAGTTCCACTTTAATCACTATCTATGCAAAGCGCGACGCCTCGAGATGGCCAACCTACTGAAGCTTAGCGAAAGACAGATCAAGATATGGTTTCAGAACCGCAGGATGAGGCATAAAAAAGACACCAAGTTGAAAGTAACCGACCCGCCCCCTGCTCCGAATGCACGTCTTCCGTCGTCCCTGCAAATGGACATTAGAGCTTCACTTAAATTATCTACCGAGAATTGCACGAATCGCCCGCCTGTTAGCAAAGCTCGAAATGATGCATGCTGTATGAACCAGGTTTTCAAAAATCCTGAGGGTCATTGGCCTTacgcacaaaaacacagacctTCAAATTACCAACACACTAGAAGGGTAAATGATGAAACTGATTTCTCCGTTAGCAGCAGAGGCTTCTTCCATAATGTTGAGGCGAACTGTGAGCATTTTATAGCGTTTTCAGAGCCCGGAATGAACAGGCTTAGCCATTTTATGTCTCTTGATATGGCTGGTCAGCAGAGAGCATGCCAAAATCACAGAACATGGCCCCTAACTTTGCCCAATGAATAG
- the hoxb1b gene encoding homeobox protein Hox-B1b isoform X1 — MQNKTDNINTSLSGSDSFKVDDTFGYSDTTHVSLSVALRDHEINTCSLPKAAKDDTRHCTPIELYRNYTESPLLPPTGESHSSSIEELTVDGKLVFPWMAKIVKKNKQKCHSICDASIDAESRPDGSGGCKRTRTSYTSNQLLELEKEFHFNHYLCKARRLEMANLLKLSERQIKIWFQNRRMRHKKDTKLKVTDPPPAPNARLPSSLQMDIRASLKLSTENCTNRPPVSKARNDACCMNQVFKNPEGHWPYAQKHRPSNYQHTRRVNDETDFSVSSRGFFHNVEANCEHFIAFSEPGMNRLSHFMSLDMAGQQRACQNHRTWPLTLPNE; from the exons ATGCAGAACAAGACGGACAACATCAACACCTCATTATCGGGCAGTGACTCGTTTAAGGTTGACGACACATTTGGATACAGTGATACGACACATGTTTCACTCTCTGTGGCTCTGCGGGACCATGAGATAAATACTTGCTCATTGCCGAAGGCTGCCAAGGATGACACTCGGCACTGCACTCCAATAGAACTTTATCGAAACTACACAGAATCACCCCTCCTACCCCCTACAGGAGAATCTCACAGCTCCTCAATCGAAGAGCTTACTGTTGACGGAAAGCTTGTCTTCCCCTGGATGGCAAAgattgtgaaaaaaaacaagcagaaatgTCACAGCATCTGCGATGCGTCCATCGATG CAGAGAGCCGACCAGATGGCTCAGGTGGCTGTAAAAGGACGCGCACGTCTTACACTAGCAATCAGTTGCTGGAGCTGGAGAAAGAGTTCCACTTTAATCACTATCTATGCAAAGCGCGACGCCTCGAGATGGCCAACCTACTGAAGCTTAGCGAAAGACAGATCAAGATATGGTTTCAGAACCGCAGGATGAGGCATAAAAAAGACACCAAGTTGAAAGTAACCGACCCGCCCCCTGCTCCGAATGCACGTCTTCCGTCGTCCCTGCAAATGGACATTAGAGCTTCACTTAAATTATCTACCGAGAATTGCACGAATCGCCCGCCTGTTAGCAAAGCTCGAAATGATGCATGCTGTATGAACCAGGTTTTCAAAAATCCTGAGGGTCATTGGCCTTacgcacaaaaacacagacctTCAAATTACCAACACACTAGAAGGGTAAATGATGAAACTGATTTCTCCGTTAGCAGCAGAGGCTTCTTCCATAATGTTGAGGCGAACTGTGAGCATTTTATAGCGTTTTCAGAGCCCGGAATGAACAGGCTTAGCCATTTTATGTCTCTTGATATGGCTGGTCAGCAGAGAGCATGCCAAAATCACAGAACATGGCCCCTAACTTTGCCCAATGAATAG
- the hoxb1b gene encoding homeobox protein Hox-B1b isoform X3, which translates to MQNKTDNINTSLSGSDSFKVDDTFGYSDTTHVSLSVALRDHEINTCSLPKAAKDDTRHCTPIELYRNYTESPLLPPTGESHSSSIEELTVDGKLVFPWMAKIVKKNKQKCHSICDASIDAHQANYGKQSRSHLDYSHQAILSQGEQQMYLPSPGFSVLNIGNNSGTAPESSCRPGEIPVSQYPSYPFGEKEQQQQYGTYSKYSGLIHNDNDSKNSSNQAQTFDWMKVKRNPPKTVKVAEYGSHGQQSIIRTNFTTKQLTELEKEFHFNKYLTRARRVEVAATLELNETQVKIWFQNRRMKQKKREREGTVAVMKRVTDCTAGQNQNSSTTSSPAASPISDSSTGN; encoded by the exons ATGCAGAACAAGACGGACAACATCAACACCTCATTATCGGGCAGTGACTCGTTTAAGGTTGACGACACATTTGGATACAGTGATACGACACATGTTTCACTCTCTGTGGCTCTGCGGGACCATGAGATAAATACTTGCTCATTGCCGAAGGCTGCCAAGGATGACACTCGGCACTGCACTCCAATAGAACTTTATCGAAACTACACAGAATCACCCCTCCTACCCCCTACAGGAGAATCTCACAGCTCCTCAATCGAAGAGCTTACTGTTGACGGAAAGCTTGTCTTCCCCTGGATGGCAAAgattgtgaaaaaaaacaagcagaaatgTCACAGCATCTGCGATGCGTCCATCGATG CCCATCAAGCAAACTATGGCAAGCAGAGCCGATCTCACCTGGACTACAGCCATCAGGCCATTCTCAGTCAAGGAGAACAGCAGATGTATTTGCCGTCTCCTGGCTTTTCTGTGCTAAACATCGGAAACAACAGTGGGACAGCGCCTGAGTCTAGTTGCAGGCCAGGAGAAATCCCTGTCAGTCAATATCCATCATATCCCTTCGGAGAGAAAGAGCAGCAACAACAGTACGGCACGTACAGCAAATATTCCGGCCTAATCCATAATGACAATGACTCAAAGAACAGTTCCAACCAAGCACAGACTTTCGATTGGATGAAAGTTAAGAGGAACCCGCCTAAGACAG TTAAGGTCGCTGAATACGGAAGCCACGGGCAGCAAAGTATTATTCGCACAAATTTCACTACGAAGCAGCTCACCGAGCTGGAAAAGGAGTTCCACTTTAACAAATACCTCACAAGGGCGCGGAGGGTCGAGGTGGCCGCTACACTGGAACTGAACGAGACACAGGTTAAAATCTGGTTTCAGAATCGcagaatgaaacagaaaaaacgCGAGAGAGAAGGAACCGTGGCGGTTATGAAACGAGTTACCGACTGCACTGCCGGACAAAACCAAAACAGCTCCACCACCTCATCTCCAGCTGCATCTCCCATCTCAGACTCTTCGACTGGCAACTAA